A window from Neobacillus sp. PS3-40 encodes these proteins:
- the arsD gene encoding arsenite efflux transporter metallochaperone ArsD yields the protein MKLEVFDPAMCCPTGVCGPSVDPELARVASAFFLLKGKGYSITRYNLGNEPQAFITNTKVNHLLNEKGPNVLPLVLLDGEVVRESSYPTNEELAQWFLIDAKELETKKSTNLLL from the coding sequence GCCATGTGCTGTCCGACAGGTGTCTGTGGACCATCCGTTGATCCAGAATTAGCAAGGGTGGCGTCCGCTTTCTTTTTACTTAAAGGAAAAGGGTATTCGATTACCCGTTACAATTTGGGCAATGAACCACAAGCATTTATCACCAATACAAAGGTGAATCATCTTTTAAATGAAAAAGGTCCCAATGTATTGCCACTAGTTCTTTTGGATGGAGAAGTGGTGAGAGAAAGCTCTTATCCGACAAATGAAGAATTAGCCCAATGGTTTCTAATTGATGCGAAGGAATTAGAAACAAAAAAATCAACGAATCTGCTTTTATAG